In Bacteroides sp., the sequence CCGTAATATCTGGTCAGGGGGATTTTGTTTTCTTTCAAAAAAAATAGCCCACGGAAACTGCTGGTTCAAAGGAGGTAACCTGATTAACAACCAAGGAAAATTGTCCGGTTTTATTGGGGTTGATCCAGAACCTTAAACCTTAAACCTTGAACCTTAAACAATATATCACCCTCAAGAAAAAACTAGTGAATTATTCTCCCCATCGCAGCAACATTTCCGCAGGGCCTGCCTTCATATTCTGGTCAGTGCGGTATTGCGGGCTGTAAGGGCCCAAAGGCAGGTCGAAAAAGGTGCTTTCACTGCACAGGGCAGCGATCCTTTCAGGACTGATGGCGGCGGTACGCAGCGTCGATGCGGCCAAAGTGAGGACCCAACTCCCCTCCACCTCGGCCGTCACCTGGCAGTAGCCCATCGTCTTGCGGTAAAACAACGTGCTGCCGGTTTCGGCTGAAACGATAAAGTACTCTGCTTCCACCACGATCTCGCCCGTATCCAGCCCGAACGATTTTCCCCACTGCTGAATGTAGGTATGCACCACCAGGTCGGCCCCAAAAAGTTCTCTCATCTCGGCGGACCGCTCTGAGAGGTCAACAGTGTCGAGCTGTTCCTGCCTGAGGATCTGCATCGTCGCCAGGGGCGGGATGACATAATAGCCTGCATTGATCAGGGGGGCAAAGAGGGTGGTATAAAAGGCATGGGTGGCTTCCGGATAATTGGTGAAGTTGGCGGGCGGCAGCACTACGATGGTCGTTGGGTTTTCTTCAAAAAGCTCAGGATAGGTGGCATGTCTGTCGGGTAACGGTACCGGGGGCTGAACAGTACAGGCCGCCAGAAAAAAACCCGCAAGCGCAGAAAATAGATTTGTTCTCATTCTTCAATGGGTTTTAATAATTGCCGGATGTAGGTCCGGGCCTCTGGATAAAGACCCATTTCGTTCTCCATCAGGGTTCTGACCGCAGCCTCATTTCCCTGGCCCATCATCAGCACCCCGTAATCGGCATAAATGCCCGGGGGCACTCTGCCCAGGACGCCGGTCTGGCTCTGAATGATCTTCTGAAAAGCCCCCGTAAGCTCAGCAGCGGCTTTCCCATCCGCCTTCTCCAGATAATTGGCATACGTTTTCCCCAACCCTTCCATTGAATACAAGGGAATTTTGTGGTGCACCCCCTGGTAATTGCTCCCGGTTCTCAGAGGCATGCAGGCAAACAGCAGCAACCCCACCAGCAGAATGATGAACCGCCTCATTTCTTCCCAAGGATAACCACGATGCCAACTTTTAATCCAAAGGTCCCCACGATGGTCCTTTCGTTATCCGGGTTGTCTTCCTTGCCCTTGAAAGCCATTGACTGGTAACCCAGGGCCAGATCCAGGACGGCCTTTTCACCCAGAGGAAATCCAACCCCGGCACCCGCGTTAAAACCACTGACACCTATTTTTTCTTCCTCTTCACCATCACCCCAGTTACTTTCCCATTTGTATTTGTTTTTAACCTGCCCGAACAGGGCACCTGCTTCAATAAATGGAAACATTTTTCCGGTAGGGAAATAAAACCTTGCAAACGGCCCGAAACCGAACAGCGACATAGTGTTTTCACTTTCGCCTTCGTATTCGTATTCGTCAAAAGAGTTCTTCATTTTTACACTGGAAAAATTGAGATCAGCCCCCAGGGCAAGATTATCGACAACAAAAAATCCAAGCCTGGGTGAGGAATTGAAACTTCTTAGTTTCGTTTCATTGTCATTTTCCTCTCCACCATCTGATTTAACTTTAAAATTGCCAAACCCAATGCCCAAAAGACCAGACATGGATATCCCTTCTTCCAAGGGAAGAAGACTAAACTGCGAAGAAACGCCCAGCAGGGTGTTTCCCTTAGTGGTTTGTGCAAATCCGGAGGTAACGGGCAGCAGCCCAAGCATTAAAACCAGGACCAACAACTTTTTCATCACATAATGTTTTTAATGGTGCCTACTCTTTAGTTTTTCGGCTTTCACTTTTGCACCATTCAAAAAATTCCCGGGTGCACCAGGCTTAACGTGCAACAAAGAACCCGCCGGTATCAAAGCCTTATTTAGCCAGACATTCTCGTGCCTCTTACCTCCCTTCCTTTCACGAAAAGATAAGTCATTCCCGGGCAGTTTTTTTAAACATAAATTTAAAACGGAAATTTACGAAAAAAAACGCATCTCCAAATATTTTAGGAATGGGGAAGCGAATAAATTGGTATGAAAGTATAAGGATTGAAAAATTATTCTCCTTGAAGAAAAAAACAGTTCTAACAATCTGTCTTACACCCTTCTTCAATCTGCTTATTTTCTATCTGAAGCGTGGTATGGTTTATGCCAAATTGATGGTCAAGTGCATGCTGCAGGTTGGAAATAAAATGGTCATCACTCCCGTCGGGAATGATTAAATGAGCCGTTAAGGCCACCTTGGTGGTGCTCATGGCCCAGATATGCAGGTCGTGAACACTCTCCACGCCTTTTTGCGCCAGCAGGAATTCCCTGACTTTATCAAGCTCAATGTGTTTGGGCACGGCATCCAGGGCCAGATCCAGCGATTCGGTGAACAAACGCCAGGTGCCCCAAACGATGACAGCAATGATGAAGAAACTTGTTACCGGGTCAATCCATTGCTTGCCGGTCAGCTTGATCAACAAGCCGGCCACGACAACCCCCAGCGATACACCGGCATCAGCGGCCATATGAAGGAAAGCCCCCCTGATGTTCAGGTCTGCTTTCTGGCCTTTCATGAACAGCAAGGCTGTAAGGGTATTGATCACTACCCCAATGGCTGCCACCACCATCACCTGGCTGCCGGCAACAGGTTCGGGACTTCTGAATTTACCAATGGCATCCCAGGCAATGAATCCTACAGCGCCAAACAGCAACAAGGCATTCAGCATGGAAACAAGAATGGTGGTTTTCCGAAGCCCATAGGTATATTTGCCCCTGGGTTTTATGGAAGCCAGCCATATGGCCGTCCAGGCAAACACCAGCCCAAGCACATCACTGGCATTATGTCCGGCATCCGCCAGCAGGGCCGAGGAATTGGCCATTATACCGAATATGACTTCAACCGCAATGAAGCTCACATTTAATCCAATGCCCAGCGCAAAAGCCTTTCGGTAGCCTCCATTCCTTTCATCCGCATGTCCGTTTGAATGTGCCATCATAATCTTAAGTGAGCAGAAAAACGATTCCCGCCTTGCTGAGGATTATACAAAATTAAGGGAAAGTGCCTGATATTAAAAAAAATACTACTGCAATCTATTGATATACAGTAGTATTTTTTTATTTCTGTCGGGGTGAGAGGATT encodes:
- a CDS encoding cation diffusion facilitator family transporter; the encoded protein is MMAHSNGHADERNGGYRKAFALGIGLNVSFIAVEVIFGIMANSSALLADAGHNASDVLGLVFAWTAIWLASIKPRGKYTYGLRKTTILVSMLNALLLFGAVGFIAWDAIGKFRSPEPVAGSQVMVVAAIGVVINTLTALLFMKGQKADLNIRGAFLHMAADAGVSLGVVVAGLLIKLTGKQWIDPVTSFFIIAVIVWGTWRLFTESLDLALDAVPKHIELDKVREFLLAQKGVESVHDLHIWAMSTTKVALTAHLIIPDGSDDHFISNLQHALDHQFGINHTTLQIENKQIEEGCKTDC
- a CDS encoding GNA1162 family protein, which produces MRTNLFSALAGFFLAACTVQPPVPLPDRHATYPELFEENPTTIVVLPPANFTNYPEATHAFYTTLFAPLINAGYYVIPPLATMQILRQEQLDTVDLSERSAEMRELFGADLVVHTYIQQWGKSFGLDTGEIVVEAEYFIVSAETGSTLFYRKTMGYCQVTAEVEGSWVLTLAASTLRTAAISPERIAALCSESTFFDLPLGPYSPQYRTDQNMKAGPAEMLLRWGE
- a CDS encoding outer membrane beta-barrel protein, whose product is MKKLLVLVLMLGLLPVTSGFAQTTKGNTLLGVSSQFSLLPLEEGISMSGLLGIGFGNFKVKSDGGEENDNETKLRSFNSSPRLGFFVVDNLALGADLNFSSVKMKNSFDEYEYEGESENTMSLFGFGPFARFYFPTGKMFPFIEAGALFGQVKNKYKWESNWGDGEEEEKIGVSGFNAGAGVGFPLGEKAVLDLALGYQSMAFKGKEDNPDNERTIVGTFGLKVGIVVILGKK
- a CDS encoding DUF4810 domain-containing protein, encoding MRRFIILLVGLLLFACMPLRTGSNYQGVHHKIPLYSMEGLGKTYANYLEKADGKAAAELTGAFQKIIQSQTGVLGRVPPGIYADYGVLMMGQGNEAAVRTLMENEMGLYPEARTYIRQLLKPIEE